In Candidatus Eremiobacterota bacterium, a single window of DNA contains:
- the prfB gene encoding peptide chain release factor 2 (programmed frameshift): protein MATPLEKDLETLEKKILRIKEYLDLAGAQAQAAKLERELNAPGLWDDAKKAQDLYEALNRSKSVIETCETLGKSLDDIKLYQELVAEGDSSAVLEFDREYEALMERLALCEREALLSGEYDSDNAILSVHAGAGGTDAQDWAEMLLRMYLRWAQTKAMKTEVADTSWGEEAGIKSATVMISGLRAYGLLKAERGIHRLVRLSPFDAAHRRHTSFALVEVIPERDDKIDIKINPDDIMVDTYRSSGAGGQHVNKTDSAVRITHIPSGLIVQCQNERSQHYNRATAMKILKARLFELERQEQEKRLVELRGEHKDIAWGNQIRSYVLHPYTMVKDHRTSWENGNIQGVLDGDLDGFIQAYLEKEAIAG from the exons ATGGCCACACCACTGGAAAAAGATCTGGAGACACTCGAGAAGAAAATCCTGCGCATCAAGGAGTATCTT GACCTGGCGGGCGCACAGGCACAGGCGGCGAAGCTTGAGCGCGAGCTCAACGCCCCCGGCCTCTGGGATGACGCGAAGAAGGCCCAGGATCTCTACGAGGCCCTCAACCGCTCGAAAAGCGTCATCGAGACCTGCGAGACCCTGGGGAAAAGCCTCGATGATATAAAGCTTTACCAGGAGCTTGTCGCCGAAGGCGACAGCTCGGCGGTCCTCGAGTTTGACAGGGAATATGAAGCTCTCATGGAAAGGCTCGCCCTGTGCGAGCGGGAAGCCCTCCTCTCGGGTGAGTATGACAGTGACAACGCCATTCTCTCCGTCCACGCCGGTGCCGGCGGCACCGACGCCCAGGACTGGGCCGAGATGCTTCTCAGGATGTACCTCCGGTGGGCCCAGACCAAGGCCATGAAGACCGAGGTGGCCGACACCTCGTGGGGCGAGGAGGCCGGCATCAAGTCAGCCACCGTGATGATCTCAGGGCTCCGTGCCTACGGCCTCCTGAAGGCCGAGCGGGGAATCCACCGCCTCGTGCGCCTCTCCCCCTTTGACGCCGCCCACAGGCGCCACACCTCCTTCGCCCTCGTGGAGGTGATCCCCGAGCGCGACGACAAGATAGATATAAAGATCAACCCCGATGATATCATGGTAGATACTTACCGGAGCTCCGGCGCCGGCGGGCAGCATGTCAACAAGACCGATTCGGCCGTGCGGATCACCCACATCCCCTCGGGCCTCATCGTGCAGTGCCAGAACGAGCGCTCCCAGCATTACAACAGGGCCACGGCCATGAAGATCCTGAAGGCCCGCCTCTTTGAGCTCGAAAGGCAGGAGCAGGAGAAGAGGCTCGTGGAGCTCCGCGGCGAGCACAAGGATATCGCCTGGGGGAACCAGATACGCTCCTATGTGCTCCATCCCTATACCATGGTGAAGGATCACCGCACCTCCTGGGAGAACGGGAATATCCAGGGAGTCCTTGACGGCGACCTCGACGGCTTCATCCAGGCTTATCTTGAGAAGGAGGCCATCGCCGGCTAG
- a CDS encoding DUF2837 family protein, whose protein sequence is MAYLSLLQDWHLLLICIIASIVSLLTCTTVATRMAAVTTRRVAMAFTIYNIFFIITRFANLFYLPYMGIFVDKAERTGNMELLLMQLRMVVAWAAVGSIVAWLLLPTFVEIYRRGIASLERHQSMVKVLIRLLHPSRWLHVVTSLRRPGNFGVSLLRLEGVPWKFLVFNVFATAVWTVGALAAIYVSALHPECKRTAVLLSGLVNSVAAIFFSLIVDPKASLITDQAINGERPERHVSIMSVFLMAGNVLGTFLAQFVLLPGVKVIELATLALSGNEIVGNIALLVLFNAIVTMKASTTVSARIAAVLTRRVATAIAIYNFFFLITRIAQQIYAPIIGSIVDTAVKRGAITLIEAQFRWIIGGATIGALLGWIFMPTFVEIYRKAINGMERFGSLPRLLYVTCFSFQAWKKVIACLRPPSMMGVRLSDVRQIPRNFLVGNIIVISIHTIGVLAATYASAAYPDARGVTLLSAVVNGIATILLSIVVDPITALITDEAVAEKRPLSHVKTMAVFLAAGTVLGTLLSQVLFLPAADFIKFCSGLMGKL, encoded by the coding sequence ATGGCCTATCTGTCTCTTCTCCAGGACTGGCACCTTCTCCTTATCTGCATCATCGCAAGCATAGTGAGCCTTCTCACCTGCACCACTGTGGCGACGAGGATGGCTGCCGTCACCACGCGAAGGGTGGCCATGGCCTTCACCATCTACAACATCTTTTTCATCATCACCCGCTTTGCCAACCTTTTCTACCTCCCCTACATGGGAATCTTTGTTGACAAGGCGGAGCGCACGGGGAACATGGAGCTCCTGCTGATGCAGCTGCGCATGGTAGTGGCCTGGGCGGCCGTGGGAAGCATTGTGGCATGGCTTCTTCTGCCCACATTCGTAGAAATTTACCGGCGGGGCATCGCGTCACTGGAGCGCCACCAGTCCATGGTAAAGGTGCTCATCAGGCTCCTTCACCCCTCGAGGTGGCTCCATGTGGTGACCTCCTTGAGAAGACCGGGAAATTTCGGCGTGAGCCTGCTCCGGCTTGAAGGGGTCCCCTGGAAATTCCTCGTCTTCAATGTCTTTGCCACCGCGGTGTGGACCGTGGGTGCCCTTGCGGCCATCTACGTGAGCGCCCTCCACCCCGAGTGCAAGCGCACGGCCGTGCTGCTCTCAGGCCTCGTGAACTCCGTGGCGGCCATCTTCTTCAGCCTCATCGTCGATCCCAAGGCGTCGCTCATCACCGACCAGGCAATCAACGGCGAGCGGCCCGAGCGCCATGTCTCTATCATGTCGGTCTTCCTTATGGCGGGGAATGTTCTGGGTACTTTCCTCGCGCAGTTCGTGCTGCTACCGGGAGTAAAGGTCATCGAGCTTGCCACCCTTGCCCTCTCCGGCAACGAGATCGTGGGAAATATCGCGCTCCTGGTGCTCTTCAATGCCATCGTGACCATGAAGGCCTCGACAACGGTTTCGGCCCGTATCGCCGCCGTGCTCACCAGGAGGGTGGCGACGGCCATCGCCATCTATAACTTCTTCTTCCTTATCACGCGCATTGCGCAACAGATTTATGCCCCCATAATCGGTTCGATAGTGGACACTGCCGTCAAGAGGGGCGCCATCACCCTCATCGAGGCACAGTTCAGATGGATTATCGGCGGCGCCACCATCGGCGCGCTGCTGGGCTGGATATTCATGCCCACCTTTGTGGAGATCTACCGGAAAGCCATCAACGGGATGGAGCGCTTCGGCTCACTGCCGAGGCTCCTCTATGTCACATGCTTCTCTTTCCAGGCATGGAAAAAGGTCATCGCCTGCCTGAGGCCGCCGAGCATGATGGGAGTGAGGCTCAGCGATGTCAGGCAGATCCCCCGGAATTTCCTCGTGGGGAACATCATTGTCATCTCGATACACACCATCGGCGTGCTGGCCGCGACTTATGCGAGCGCCGCTTATCCCGACGCGCGGGGCGTCACCCTCCTCTCGGCCGTCGTGAACGGCATCGCCACCATCCTGCTCTCCATCGTCGTCGATCCCATCACGGCCCTCATCACCGACGAGGCCGTCGCAGAGAAAAGGCCCCTCTCTCATGTGAAGACAATGGCCGTGTTCCTCGCGGCAGGCACGGTGCTGGGGACCCTTCTCTCCCAGGTGCTTTTTCTCCCCGCCGCTGACTTCATCAAGTTCTGCTCGGGGCTCATGGGAAAGCTCTGA
- the ndk gene encoding nucleoside-diphosphate kinase, with product MKERTLLLIKPDAVGRGLIGAITGRIEQKGLVVAALKLLTMTRAQAETLYAPHKGKGFYEPTVQYMTSGPIVAMVLRGFDVISEVRALMGATNPRDAAPGSIRGDFGQRVDRNCVHGSDSPESAQREIPIFFSGEELQDHSPVASQWI from the coding sequence ATGAAAGAGAGAACCCTTTTGCTTATCAAGCCCGATGCCGTGGGACGCGGCCTTATCGGGGCCATCACGGGGAGAATAGAGCAGAAAGGCCTGGTGGTCGCCGCCCTCAAGCTTCTCACGATGACGAGAGCCCAGGCGGAAACCCTCTATGCCCCCCACAAGGGCAAGGGCTTTTACGAGCCCACCGTCCAGTATATGACCTCGGGCCCCATAGTAGCGATGGTGCTCAGGGGCTTTGACGTCATCAGCGAGGTGAGGGCCCTCATGGGCGCCACCAATCCTCGCGATGCCGCCCCGGGGAGCATCAGGGGAGACTTCGGGCAGCGTGTGGACAGGAACTGCGTCCATGGCTCCGACTCCCCTGAAAGCGCCCAGAGGGAGATACCCATATTTTTCAGCGGGGAGGAACTGCAGGACCATAGCCCTGTGGCATCGCAGTGGATATAG
- a CDS encoding periplasmic heavy metal sensor: MANRGFRRLLSLALFAAWVALMLSCGAAAQEEKASPQETKAPEGKFTRMVERDGALNLTSEQKAELKKIRARFEDKQEDLDLSMKAKKIEMVKLFREESPDRKKIETRLKELNALEGSRQKLFLDEFFEVREILTPEQVKLFTRKTVRALLRP; the protein is encoded by the coding sequence ATGGCGAATAGAGGATTCAGAAGACTGCTCTCTCTGGCGCTCTTTGCCGCATGGGTGGCCCTCATGCTCTCATGCGGCGCCGCTGCCCAGGAGGAAAAGGCCTCTCCCCAGGAGACAAAAGCGCCTGAGGGGAAGTTCACAAGGATGGTGGAGCGCGATGGCGCCCTGAACCTCACCTCCGAGCAGAAGGCAGAGCTCAAGAAGATAAGGGCCCGCTTCGAAGATAAGCAGGAGGATCTTGATCTTTCCATGAAGGCAAAGAAGATAGAGATGGTGAAGCTCTTCCGCGAGGAGAGCCCCGACAGGAAAAAGATAGAGACAAGGCTCAAGGAGCTTAACGCCCTCGAGGGCTCCCGGCAGAAGCTCTTTCTTGACGAGTTTTTCGAGGTGCGGGAGATCCTCACGCCGGAACAGGTGAAGCTTTTCACCCGCAAGACCGTGCGGGCCCTCCTCCGCCCGTAG
- a CDS encoding S-layer homology domain-containing protein: protein MKKYTWLLVAAMVFMLMTPLYAAPLFGDVPDEHWARDAVANLAAKGLVEGYPDGTFKGDRAATRYELAMVVARFLAKNDQEHATFATKADLEELRKLVMQLKDELDALGVRVTNLEENVSKLDKRVTELERITFYGEIDSILVTQGFQNWGSSRAEYHVGTNAFGPTLGFNTVTGTVTAPAATTYYQQWNQSVNSGLYASTAPNYMPLYSYIPANPTVAPAFTSYNNGVQFNGANHTYNQLVGNVGGANISPYWYGNFPVADYRNGRPLTSGTGFSMKATLGINAKINDEIDAGLELAAYTSMGDPVVDAFYGVSAPYLCNPFTAQILNQGSSWTGQGSSNQPWTRMVLDNFWVKHKTSGIKLIGGSFGELSMDNILYAGVPNPNVNGPQYLNNYGFRVFGSCHFLADMDWEVFATRLADADPYRGAGLLNSTAIFPALIGQNLTQYGSDYNNWAYGVDFGWRFGGGNFKLGFLRATNDMVSNFGSGFLGSAAGIATTGAGPYGTNGIYTYTGANGLINPTGFNGQTNPFGWVNPSGWYSVQLAGGNPGGTAPSVVSDPGWINKSPIFTYGAGTNVNTPHLNGNDGAMGGYGPQETTNWNAKFSYKWDPSQLRFFIEYAASTWRPNMSSSFSRTGGAGRAGLGATLAQGKLDLDLTYKSAQAWYDPFTLRYPVGVNSMWRFPNMSYFPNMYQLHDSDTYPNNRMGWKFKVTYRFPDEKGKMWAWYEGLQQVNTSVYDVRYYTGAISGVAAVNLVPNSLVMGYTPGFIDPVFTPYAMGTYYNWNSAAPAAVANWGAPIEDPRGFQNNWGLGVDYKFPESGLIVEANYYDTNFRRSTGLVVNGLYNLGSGAYNVGAAPSANNVNLSLRGFHLGLQYPFNERFTGRIGYDWTNFIGHYDPNNIYWLYAIATGSSGFTNVDTVQSIPYLGFDYKINKNTEWGLNIQFFNTTDRIGAGLQPTTNVTTAVGSSYSNWRNTNPFSWNGVQIMTEFKVKF from the coding sequence ATGAAGAAGTATACCTGGCTTCTGGTTGCAGCAATGGTCTTCATGCTGATGACCCCTCTCTATGCTGCACCGCTTTTTGGCGATGTACCCGATGAACACTGGGCGAGAGACGCTGTGGCCAATCTCGCAGCGAAAGGCTTAGTGGAAGGCTATCCCGATGGGACCTTCAAAGGCGACAGAGCCGCAACCCGTTACGAACTCGCGATGGTCGTGGCAAGATTCCTTGCCAAGAACGATCAGGAGCACGCAACCTTCGCCACCAAGGCAGACCTTGAGGAGCTCAGGAAGCTCGTCATGCAGCTGAAAGATGAGTTAGATGCTCTGGGAGTCCGCGTGACAAACTTGGAAGAAAATGTAAGCAAACTCGACAAGAGAGTCACCGAGCTTGAGAGAATCACCTTCTACGGCGAAATTGACAGCATCCTCGTGACCCAAGGCTTCCAGAATTGGGGCTCAAGCAGGGCCGAGTACCACGTCGGCACCAATGCCTTCGGCCCGACACTTGGCTTCAATACCGTTACCGGAACAGTTACTGCTCCCGCTGCCACCACTTACTATCAGCAGTGGAATCAGTCGGTGAATTCCGGTCTTTACGCCAGCACGGCACCGAACTATATGCCTCTTTACAGCTACATACCCGCCAACCCGACAGTGGCACCCGCTTTCACGAGCTATAACAACGGTGTCCAGTTCAACGGCGCGAACCACACATACAACCAGCTGGTCGGCAATGTCGGCGGCGCCAACATTTCGCCTTACTGGTATGGCAACTTCCCCGTGGCTGACTACAGGAACGGCAGGCCCCTCACCAGCGGGACCGGCTTCTCAATGAAAGCCACCCTCGGCATCAATGCCAAGATCAATGACGAGATCGATGCAGGCCTCGAGCTTGCCGCTTACACCTCGATGGGCGACCCCGTAGTGGATGCCTTCTACGGCGTGTCAGCTCCTTACCTCTGCAACCCGTTCACCGCCCAGATCCTCAACCAGGGTTCATCATGGACCGGCCAGGGTTCGAGCAACCAGCCCTGGACCAGGATGGTCCTCGACAACTTCTGGGTAAAGCACAAGACTTCAGGGATCAAGCTCATCGGCGGCTCCTTCGGCGAGCTCAGCATGGACAACATCCTTTACGCCGGCGTTCCCAACCCGAACGTGAACGGCCCCCAGTACCTCAACAACTACGGCTTCAGGGTGTTTGGCTCCTGCCACTTCCTCGCTGACATGGACTGGGAAGTCTTCGCCACCAGGCTTGCTGATGCCGATCCTTACAGGGGAGCCGGCCTTTTGAACAGCACTGCGATATTCCCCGCTCTTATCGGTCAGAACCTCACCCAGTACGGGAGCGATTACAACAACTGGGCCTACGGTGTTGATTTTGGCTGGCGCTTCGGCGGCGGCAATTTCAAGCTCGGCTTCCTGAGAGCCACCAATGACATGGTTTCCAATTTCGGGAGCGGCTTCCTGGGCAGCGCTGCCGGCATAGCCACCACTGGCGCCGGTCCTTACGGCACCAATGGTATTTACACCTACACCGGCGCCAACGGGCTCATCAATCCTACGGGCTTCAACGGCCAGACCAATCCCTTCGGATGGGTCAATCCTTCAGGCTGGTACTCAGTGCAGCTCGCCGGCGGCAACCCCGGCGGCACAGCCCCCAGCGTAGTGTCTGATCCCGGCTGGATCAACAAGTCCCCCATCTTCACCTACGGTGCAGGCACCAACGTGAACACCCCGCACCTCAACGGCAACGACGGCGCAATGGGCGGCTACGGCCCCCAGGAGACCACCAACTGGAACGCCAAGTTCAGCTACAAGTGGGATCCCAGCCAGCTCCGGTTCTTCATCGAGTACGCCGCGAGCACCTGGAGACCTAACATGAGCTCCTCCTTCTCGAGAACGGGCGGAGCAGGCAGGGCCGGCCTCGGCGCCACCCTCGCCCAGGGCAAACTGGACCTGGACCTCACCTACAAGTCAGCCCAGGCCTGGTATGATCCGTTCACCCTCCGCTATCCCGTGGGCGTGAACTCAATGTGGAGATTCCCGAACATGTCCTACTTCCCGAACATGTATCAGCTCCACGATTCAGACACCTACCCCAACAACAGGATGGGCTGGAAATTCAAGGTCACCTACCGCTTCCCCGACGAGAAGGGTAAGATGTGGGCTTGGTACGAAGGCCTTCAGCAGGTCAACACAAGCGTCTATGACGTGAGATACTACACAGGCGCAATCAGCGGCGTGGCCGCTGTCAACCTGGTGCCCAACAGCCTCGTGATGGGTTACACCCCGGGCTTCATTGACCCCGTGTTCACTCCTTACGCAATGGGCACTTACTACAACTGGAACTCAGCTGCACCGGCTGCAGTGGCAAACTGGGGCGCTCCCATTGAGGATCCCAGAGGCTTCCAGAACAACTGGGGCCTCGGCGTGGACTACAAGTTCCCCGAGTCAGGCCTCATTGTTGAAGCCAACTACTACGACACCAACTTCAGAAGGTCAACAGGCCTTGTCGTGAACGGTCTCTACAACCTCGGTTCCGGCGCCTATAACGTCGGTGCCGCACCGAGCGCCAACAATGTGAACCTCTCGCTCAGGGGCTTCCATCTCGGCCTCCAGTATCCGTTCAACGAGAGATTCACCGGCAGGATCGGCTATGACTGGACCAACTTCATCGGCCACTATGATCCCAACAACATTTACTGGCTCTACGCGATTGCCACTGGCAGCTCAGGGTTCACCAATGTTGATACCGTGCAGTCGATTCCTTACCTTGGCTTCGACTACAAGATCAACAAGAACACCGAGTGGGGCCTCAACATTCAGTTCTTCAACACCACCGACAGGATCGGCGCAGGCCTCCAGCCCACGACGAATGTCACGACGGCTGTCGGCTCGTCATACTCAAACTGGAGAAACACCAATCCCTTCAGCTGGAATGGCGTGCAGATCATGACGGAGTTCAAGGTAAAGTTCTAA
- a CDS encoding RNA polymerase sigma factor: MDGEDVDRELVEKAKKGDHGAFSALMDRYYRTVLNVVHRFYGCTADEAEDVAQEVFMRIYRSLARFEGRSQFFTWLYKVTMNLCLKKREQRKRREWTSLEEVQEKPPRGEERDPVEAGYGKEELAKVVQEALSTLPEEQRSVVILHRYHDLPYEEIAKILNITLPAVKSRLHRAKLSLRQMLAPYVEG, from the coding sequence ATGGACGGCGAAGACGTCGACAGGGAACTGGTGGAGAAGGCGAAGAAAGGCGATCACGGGGCCTTCAGCGCCCTCATGGACCGCTATTACCGGACGGTCCTCAACGTGGTGCACCGCTTCTACGGATGCACCGCCGACGAGGCCGAGGACGTGGCCCAGGAGGTCTTCATGAGGATCTACAGGAGCCTGGCGCGCTTCGAGGGGAGGTCACAGTTCTTCACCTGGCTTTACAAGGTGACCATGAACCTCTGCCTCAAGAAAAGGGAGCAGCGGAAAAGGAGGGAGTGGACTTCGCTTGAGGAGGTCCAGGAAAAGCCCCCCCGGGGTGAGGAACGGGACCCCGTGGAGGCCGGCTACGGGAAGGAGGAGCTCGCGAAAGTGGTGCAGGAAGCGCTTTCGACGCTGCCGGAAGAGCAGAGGAGCGTGGTGATCCTCCACCGCTACCACGATCTCCCTTACGAGGAGATAGCCAAGATCCTCAACATCACGCTTCCCGCAGTGAAATCGCGCCTCCACAGGGCAAAGCTCTCCCTCAGGCAGATGCTGGCGCCCTACGTGGAAGGATAA
- a CDS encoding diacylglycerol kinase family lipid kinase, whose protein sequence is MRILLIINPAAGQDWKRAALPPARVIQASFQSHGHQVEVEETQARGDATRAAESAVTRGFDMVIAAGGDGTVNEVVNGLVGSKVIFSLVPLGTENVLAKEMGIPFDVGRACEFIEEAAVRRVDVGKVKDRFFLSFAGVGLDAQAVSEVPSRLKAQLGSLAFFLTGLRMAWKYRKASPKATLHIDEETLVTHFWLIIIGNIPSYGWKVKVTPKASVDDGLLDVCVFPKTTYLGIIFQVMVAFLGMHLKLPEIRYFRGKKITIKARPRVMVEADGELVGWTPAEISVIPAALSVKF, encoded by the coding sequence ATGCGCATACTCCTTATCATAAACCCTGCTGCAGGGCAGGACTGGAAGAGGGCCGCTCTTCCGCCCGCCCGGGTGATCCAGGCCAGTTTTCAGTCCCATGGCCACCAGGTGGAGGTGGAGGAGACACAGGCCCGGGGCGATGCCACCAGAGCCGCAGAGAGCGCGGTGACGCGGGGTTTTGACATGGTTATCGCCGCAGGCGGTGATGGCACCGTGAACGAGGTGGTGAACGGCCTGGTAGGCTCCAAGGTGATCTTTTCTCTTGTCCCGCTGGGCACGGAGAATGTGCTTGCCAAGGAAATGGGAATACCTTTTGATGTCGGCAGGGCCTGCGAGTTTATCGAGGAGGCAGCCGTCCGCCGCGTTGACGTGGGGAAAGTCAAGGACCGCTTCTTTCTCTCCTTCGCAGGCGTGGGACTCGATGCCCAGGCAGTATCGGAGGTCCCCTCCCGGCTCAAGGCGCAGCTCGGGAGCCTGGCCTTTTTTCTCACGGGCCTCAGGATGGCCTGGAAATACCGGAAAGCCTCGCCGAAGGCCACCCTTCACATTGACGAGGAGACGCTGGTGACCCATTTCTGGCTCATCATCATCGGGAATATCCCCTCTTACGGGTGGAAGGTGAAAGTCACGCCAAAGGCTTCTGTAGATGACGGCCTTCTGGATGTCTGCGTGTTCCCCAAGACCACGTACCTGGGCATCATCTTCCAGGTGATGGTGGCTTTCCTGGGGATGCACCTGAAGCTCCCGGAGATACGGTATTTCAGGGGGAAGAAGATAACCATCAAGGCCCGGCCCAGGGTGATGGTGGAAGCCGACGGCGAGCTTGTCGGATGGACTCCTGCCGAGATTTCCGTTATTCCCGCGGCGCTCTCGGTAAAATTCTGA
- a CDS encoding zf-HC2 domain-containing protein produces the protein MECKEVREKLGELLSGDAPPGQREALERHLAACDACRREKEAHEKSWDLLGAYGDIEPHPSYRARFWEQARRKRGFFERVFAPAWRPAVALALLAVLVLFWSLTMAPRQSGDDLFSGTYMAWRGGPLEGAHHYVASLEERQLLALAPSKGAFRLPDYLEEEPAPCEELPELFTGHERRDVLEGAHEVISEIERGW, from the coding sequence GTGGAATGTAAGGAAGTAAGGGAAAAGCTCGGGGAGTTGCTCTCAGGCGACGCGCCCCCAGGGCAGAGAGAAGCCCTGGAAAGGCACCTTGCGGCCTGCGATGCCTGCCGCCGTGAGAAGGAGGCCCATGAGAAGAGCTGGGACCTTCTCGGGGCTTATGGCGACATTGAGCCTCATCCTTCGTACAGGGCGCGGTTCTGGGAGCAGGCCCGCAGAAAAAGGGGCTTTTTCGAAAGAGTTTTCGCCCCGGCCTGGAGGCCTGCCGTGGCCCTGGCCCTCCTCGCGGTGCTTGTGCTTTTCTGGTCACTGACCATGGCCCCCCGGCAGAGTGGCGACGATCTTTTTTCCGGAACTTACATGGCATGGCGTGGGGGACCCCTTGAAGGGGCCCACCACTACGTGGCGTCACTGGAAGAGCGCCAGTTGCTTGCCCTGGCCCCCTCGAAGGGTGCCTTCAGGCTTCCCGATTACCTTGAGGAGGAGCCTGCGCCCTGCGAGGAGCTCCCCGAGCTTTTTACCGGGCATGAGAGGCGCGATGTCCTCGAGGGTGCCCACGAGGTCATAAGCGAGATCGAGAGAGGATGGTGA